The Rhododendron vialii isolate Sample 1 chromosome 5a, ASM3025357v1 genome contains a region encoding:
- the LOC131325216 gene encoding uncharacterized protein LOC131325216, which yields MQTSNQYARPAGDTMFSLEVKRSSRPQETSKVMKPRILSPQANQSPKFQEKHNIAIPIGQCYLDQNHETRRRAGDVLILLPKSSKNSQNPLIGSKANKNDELVKNMSNLPGYLQRVEKGENLQEKALNFGVLDWERLETWKHKKVTQPRGDASASSSGSSSMFKVGGSISQSGFINSKSLAPHKKQVSPSLREGISHDIKQSHVREDFKASSQYTLEGQRKPPRRNQSSGRNQLERCKREGSDRKIRSKKGTTLSDLRKHEYSRPSKDEKRAQYRVVNNGVEDLQALKYYFGQKHCPGEHRSTVLLLPKHSPRESCFESVQSSEPGILSDAKPGEANQEGFSDWFSSEEVHSGEMYSGIPHSCPLPIGVKRSIGETPAILSNGQYMDENASRVKPSGANGSDGSKRLDHETTEPAAVKGRHSSPNRRHSFSLARISRSLTFKDSSNIPQLSSTFANIKSVSVDACPIYVGVETKGESDLRRHRLSSSQSMELSCDDSHMVTCPIETLNTPSYSNAIRGYKQVDQEATEAVRGRHPSPDPLLDFGIGRMSRSFSFKEASTVPQLSSTYVTVKSGPVGSEVSDSLDNANKHKTNFHGRSRSSPLRRLLDPLLKGRPTNSCHSADINHPLTGNDTTSTIQAFLQLTIKNGLPLFKLVANNNNDILVAVKNATASGKDDSSWIFTFYTVCEIKKKSGSWISQGHKGKNHGFGYNVVGQMKFSGSNYLDLTVQNPNDQFTVKESVLYSVDDRQRDHESVQLAVNREVAAVIVRIPMGNSDTNGDEGKKGKELIGKGFGNTTVILPGGVHGLPNNGAPSPLIERWKSGGSCDCGGWDVGCKLRILTDEDRSCNLMEPSISCSSPDQFDLFNQGGGGSDNRPIFSLEPFEKGIYSVQFSPSISLLQAFSVCVAVISNQKSFDFSEANHPSEAELLHESNATGCDRKKTPTKYVPPPPLSPVGRA from the exons ATGCAAACTAGTAATCAATACGCAAGACCTGCTGGGGACACGATGTTTAGTTTAGAGGTCAAAAGGAGTTCAAGGCCACAAGAAACCTCAAAAGTCATGAAGCCGAGGATCCTGTCACCCCAAGCAAATCAGAGCCCCAAGTTTCAAGAAAAGCACAATATTGCCATTCCAATTGGTCAATGTTACCTTGATCAGAATCATGAAACAAGACGGAGGGCAGGTGACGTTCTTATATTACTGCCAAAATCTTCAAAGAACTCTCAAAACCCTTTGATTGGGAGTAAGGCAAATAAAAACGACGAGCTTGTCAAGAACATGTCAAATTTGCCAGGCTATCTGCAGCGAGTGGAGAAAGGGGAAAATCTCCAGGAGAAGGCTTTGAATTTTGGAGTTCTAGATTGGGAGCGTCTAGAAACATGGAAGCACAAAAAAGTGACCCAACCAAGAGGTGACGCTAGTGCATCTTCCTCTGGCAGTAGTTCCATGTTCAAGGTTGGGGGGTCGATTTCACAGTCTGGTTTCATTAACAGCAAGTCTCTCGCTCCTCACAAGAAGCAAGTTAGTCCATCCCTAAGGGAAGGTATTTCTCATGATATTAAACAATCCCATGTACGAGAAGATTTTAAAGCTTCTTCACAGTACACATTGGAAGGGCAGCGAAAACCGCCCAGGAGAAATCAGTCTTCTGGCAGAAATCAGTTAGAGAGATGCAAGAGAGAAGGTTCAGATCGAAAGATCAGATCAAAAAAGGGAACAACATTGTCTGATTTAAGAAAACATGAGTACTCGCGCCCTTCTAAGGATGAGAAACGTGCTCAATATAGGGTAGTAAACAATGGTGTGGAGGATTTGCAAGCACTGAAATATTATTTTGGTCAAAAGCACTGCCCTGGAGAGCACAGAAGCACTGTTCTCCTTTTACCAAAACACTCTCCCAGAGAAAGTTGCTTCGAGAGTGTTCAAAGTTCTGAACCCGGGATACTATCTGATGCGAAACCGGGTGAAGCAAACCAGGAGGGTTTTTCAGATTGGTTTTCTTCTGAAGAAGTTCACTCAGGAGAAATGTATTCTGGGATTCCACACTCATGCCCACTGCCTATTGGAGTCAAGAGAAGCATTGGTGAAACACCAGCcatattatccaatggtcaatACATGGATGAGAATGCATCAAGAGTGAAGCCTTCAGGTGCAAATGGAAGTGATGGTTCCAAGAGATTGGATCATGAAACTACTGAACCTGCTGCTGTAAAGGGAAGGCATTCCTCACCAAATCGTCGGCATAGCTTTAGCCTTGCTAGAATCAGCAGAAGTTTGACTTTTAAGGACAGCTCAAACATTCCACAGTTGAGTTCCACATTTGCTAACATCAAGTCTGTTTCTGTGGATGCTTGCCCAATTTATGTTGGAGTAGAGACCAAAGGTGAGTCTGACTTGAGGCGGCACAGATTATCTAGCTCTCAGAGCATGGAGCTTTCTTGTGATGATTCTCACATGGTCACATGTCCAATTGAAACACTAAACACACCATCATATTCAAATGCAATCAGGGGTTACAAGCAAGTGGATCAAGAAGCTACTGAAGCTGTGAGAGGAAGGCATCCGTCACCAGATCCCCTCTTAGACTTTGGCATCGGTAGGATGAGCCGAAGTTTCAGTTTTAAAGAAGCTTCAACAGTTCCACAGTTGAGTTCCACATATGTTACAGTCAAGTCCGGTCCAGTGGGATCCGAAGTGTCTGATTCCTTGGACAATGCAAACAAACACAAGACGAATTTTCATGGGAGATCAAGGTCCAGCCCTCTAAGAAGGTTGCTAGATCCTTTATTAAAGGGCAGGCCAACAAATTCATGCCATTCTGCTGATATCAATCATCCATTGACAGGAAATGATACAACATCAACAATCCAAGCTTTTCTTCAACTCACAATCAAGAATGGACTCCCTTTGTTCAAACTTGTTGCCAATAACAACAATGACATTCTTGTTGCTGTTAAAAACGCAACTGCATCTGGAAAGGATGATTCTAGCTGGATTTTCACATTTTACACCGTCTGTGAAATTAAGAAGAAGAGTGGCAGCTGGATTTCTCAAGGGCATAAAGGAAAAAATCATGGGTTTGGCTACAATGTCGTAGGTCAGATGAAGTTTTCTGGCTCTAATTATCTGGATTTGACAGTACAGAATCCCAATGACCAATTTACAGTGAAAGAGTCTGTACTGTATAGTGTTGATGATAGACAACGAGACCACGAATCAGTACAGTTAGCAGTAAACAGGGAGGTTGCTGCCGTAATTGTGAGGATCCCAATGGGGAATTCTGATACCAATGGAGATGAGGGAAAGAAGGGAAAAGAGTTGATAGGGAAGGGATTCGGTAACACAACAGTCATTCTTCCTGGTGGTGTTCATGGCTTGCCAAACAATGGGGCTCCTTCACCATTGATAGAAAGATGGAAATCTGGTGGATCGTGTGATTGTGGCGGCTGGGATGTTGGTTGCAAATTGCGAATTCTTACCGATGAGGACCGGAGCTGCAATCTGATGGAACCATCCATATCTTGCTCAAGCCCAGATCaatttgatcttttcaatcaG GGAGGAGGAGGTAGTGACAATAGGCCAATCTTCAGCCTGGAACCATTCGAGAAGGGGATTTACTCGGTTCAATTCAGCCCATCAATTTCTTTGCTACAAGCATTCTCAGTTTGTGTTGCAGTCATAAGTAATCAGAAGTCATTTGATTTCTCAGAAGCTAACCACCCTTCTGAAGCAGAACTTCTTCATGAATCCAATGCTACTGGATGTGATAGAAAGAAGACTCCCACCAAATATGTTCCTCCTCCCCCTCTATCTCCTGTTGGAAGAGCTTAG